The following are encoded together in the Nocardioides sp. Arc9.136 genome:
- a CDS encoding TMEM165/GDT1 family protein, translated as MDLAVAAIAFGTIFLVELPDKTFLATLVLSTRYRPLLVWIGVGLAFAVQTTIAVLLGHAASFLPEEVVQVAAAVMFLIGAVLLLREARAHQRDRDADEGAEFAERAKPATGWRAVLASFLVLLAAEWGDLSQLLTISLVARYEAPFEVFVGALGALLAVSGLAVLVGRTLMRWVPMHVLFYAGAGVCLVLEAFLIWELVR; from the coding sequence ATGGACCTCGCCGTCGCGGCGATCGCCTTCGGCACGATCTTCCTCGTCGAGCTGCCGGACAAGACGTTCCTGGCCACGCTCGTCCTCTCCACCCGCTACCGGCCGCTGCTGGTGTGGATCGGCGTGGGCCTGGCCTTCGCCGTCCAGACGACCATCGCCGTGCTGCTCGGCCACGCGGCGTCGTTCCTGCCCGAGGAGGTCGTCCAGGTCGCGGCCGCGGTCATGTTCCTCATCGGAGCGGTCCTCCTGCTCCGCGAGGCGCGGGCGCACCAGCGCGACCGCGACGCCGACGAGGGGGCGGAGTTCGCCGAGCGGGCCAAGCCGGCGACCGGCTGGCGCGCGGTGCTCGCGTCGTTCCTGGTCCTGCTGGCCGCCGAGTGGGGCGACCTCAGCCAGCTGCTCACGATCTCGCTCGTGGCGCGGTACGAAGCGCCGTTCGAGGTCTTCGTCGGCGCCCTGGGCGCCCTGCTCGCGGTCAGCGGGCTCGCGGTGCTCGTCGGCCGGACGCTCATGCGCTGGGTGCCGATGCACGTGCTGTTCTACGCGGGCGCGGGCGTGTGCCTCGTGCTCGAGGCGTTCCTGATCTGGGAGCTGGTCCGCTGA
- a CDS encoding prephenate dehydratase gives MPDARRIAYQGEPGANSHIVCAQHYPDWEALACASFEDVFAAVEGGDADLAMIPIDNSIAGRVADIHHFLPGSGLHIIGEHFLRIRFHLMGVPGSSLESIRTVHSHVHALGQCRKVIREHGLQPVISGDTAGAAREVAEAADPTQAAISPPLAADIYGLQVLAEDVEDEEHNTTRFVVLSRDLQEAERGSGPVVTSFIFNVRNLPAALYKALGGFATNGVNMTKLESYMVGGQFTATQFLAEVDGHPDDPGLARALEELAFFTTDIKVLGVYPADPFRA, from the coding sequence GTGCCCGACGCCCGCCGCATCGCCTACCAGGGCGAACCCGGAGCCAACTCCCACATCGTGTGCGCCCAGCACTACCCCGACTGGGAGGCGCTCGCCTGCGCGTCGTTCGAGGACGTCTTCGCCGCCGTCGAGGGCGGTGACGCGGACCTGGCGATGATCCCGATCGACAACTCGATCGCCGGCCGCGTCGCCGACATCCACCACTTCCTGCCCGGCTCGGGCCTGCACATCATCGGCGAGCACTTCCTGCGCATCCGCTTCCACCTCATGGGTGTCCCCGGCTCGTCGCTGGAGTCGATCAGGACGGTGCACAGCCACGTGCACGCGCTGGGCCAGTGCCGCAAGGTCATCCGCGAGCACGGCCTGCAGCCGGTCATCTCCGGCGACACCGCCGGCGCCGCCCGCGAGGTCGCCGAGGCGGCCGACCCCACCCAGGCCGCGATCTCCCCGCCGCTGGCGGCCGACATCTACGGGCTGCAGGTCCTCGCCGAGGACGTCGAGGACGAGGAGCACAACACCACCCGCTTCGTCGTGCTCTCCCGCGACCTGCAGGAGGCCGAGCGCGGCAGCGGACCGGTCGTCACCAGCTTCATCTTCAACGTGCGCAACCTGCCCGCAGCGCTCTACAAGGCGCTGGGCGGCTTCGCCACGAACGGCGTCAACATGACCAAGCTGGAGAGCTACATGGTCGGCGGGCAGTTCACCGCCACCCAGTTCCTCGCCGAGGTCGACGGCCACCCCGACGACCCGGGCCTGGCCCGCGCGCTGGAGGAGCTGGCGTTCTTCACCACCGACATCAAGGTGCTCGGGGTCTACCCCGCCGACCCGTTCCGCGCCTGA
- a CDS encoding DUF4446 family protein, protein MAVLAVLSLVVALVAVVFAVLALRRTASAPRTAPVDALPEDVHGLRQEVAALRAETRDALRHLAVVRYDAFGDMGGHLSWSLALVDDGGNGVVLTSIHGRSDSRTYAKNVAGWTCEQQLSPEEEEAVSAARP, encoded by the coding sequence GTGGCCGTCCTCGCAGTGCTCTCCTTGGTGGTCGCCCTCGTGGCCGTCGTCTTCGCCGTGCTCGCGCTGAGGCGCACCGCGTCCGCGCCCCGCACCGCTCCGGTCGACGCCCTCCCCGAGGACGTGCACGGCCTGCGCCAGGAGGTCGCCGCCCTGCGGGCCGAGACGCGCGACGCGCTGCGCCACCTCGCCGTCGTGCGGTACGACGCCTTCGGCGATATGGGCGGGCACCTGTCCTGGTCGCTGGCCCTGGTCGACGACGGCGGGAACGGCGTCGTGCTGACCTCGATCCACGGCCGCAGCGACTCGCGCACCTACGCCAAGAACGTCGCCGGCTGGACCTGCGAGCAGCAGCTCTCCCCCGAGGAGGAGGAGGCGGTCTCCGCCGCCCGCCCCTGA